In Haematobia irritans isolate KBUSLIRL chromosome 1, ASM5000362v1, whole genome shotgun sequence, a genomic segment contains:
- the LOC142225474 gene encoding uncharacterized protein LOC142225474: MADLPSIRVRQAFPFENTGCDYAGPIILKQYSGRNAKKSKGYICLFVCLVTSAIHLELATDLSTDCFIAALKRFISRRGKCKKIFSDNGRNFLGASRELSEMHKVILSQTHNEIVSASLAEDGIQWTFIPPFAPHWGGMWESAVRSVKLHLKRVIGNTELTFEQMHTLLAQVEAVVNSRPLGTVPDTDCEYLSPAHFLIGRPYTTVPEGDLVNLTPNRLGYWQHVQNMFQGFWRRWHQEYLTSLQQRPKWNRPQPNLAVGDVVVVKEKNLPPSKFLLAKVIETYPGIDGNVRAVKLKTQCGEMTRPISTLVKLPII, translated from the coding sequence ATGGCAGATTTACCATCCATCCGGGTACGTCAAGCGTTTCCCTTTGAAAATACTGGTTGCGACTATGCAGGCCcaataattttaaaacaatactCAGGACGAAATGCAAAGAAATCTAAAGGGTATATCTGTTTATTTGTATGCCTAGTCACCTCCGCCATACATTTGGAACTCGCCACTGATTTAAGCACCGATTGTTTTATTGCCGCTTTAAAAAGATTTATATCGCGAAgaggaaaatgtaaaaaaatctttagtgacaatggaagaaattttcttgGGGCATCTCGAGAATTAAGCGAGATGCACAAAGTAATTTTGTCGCAAACTCATAACGAAATTGTCTCCGCATCTTTAGCCGAAGACGGTATACAATGGACGTTTATTCCTCCATTTGCACCCCACTGGGGTGGAATGTGGGAGTCGGCGGTTCGATCGGTTAAGTTGCATCTTAAGCGAGTTATTGGAAATACAGAATTAACATTCGAGCAGATGCACACTCTATTGGCTCAGGTGGAAGCCGTAGTTAATTCAAGACCCCTAGGCACTGTTCCAGATACAGATTGCGAATACCTTTCGCCGGCTCATTTTCTTATTGGCAGGCCTTATACAACTGTTCCCGAAGGAGATCTGGTCAACCTCACACCAAACAGACTTGGATATTGGCAGCATGtacaaaatatgtttcaagGTTTCTGGCGACGTTGGCATCAAGAATATTTAACTTCTCTGCAACAGCGACCAAAATGGAATAGACCTCAACCAAATCTAGCAGTTGGAGATGTTGTTGTAGTCAAAGAAAAGAATTTACCTCCCTCCAAATTTCTACTGGCAAAAGTGATCGAAACATATCCCGGTATAGATGGCAATGTAAGAGCTGTGAAACTTAAAACGCAATGCGGAGAAATGACACGTCCTATTTCTACCTTGGTAAAACTTCCCATAATCTGA